AAGTTTGTTCATCTCTTGTCTTGTCAAAACTATACTTTTGCTGTTGTAGCCAAAACCTGATTCTTGCGTTTTTTTTGGAGAATTCATTTATCCCTTGTCATCAAAATATTTTTTTATTGATTAAAAACTTGTTGACATAGGGCTGTCACTGGCTGATATTTTCTTTGTGATGGAAATATTAACAACATAACCTTTCAGCAAAATGGAAAATAACACAAGTGAATTAAAAGAACTTCTTCCATCAGAAGTTTTCATTACACAGGACGCCTTGTTGGAACACTGGCAGGGACATCGCCGGATTACCCGCCGAGTAATTGAAGCTTTTCCCGACGATCAGTTTTATACGTTCTCTATTGGAGGCATGCGCACTTTTGCCGAGTTGGTAATGGAAATCATGGTTCTTTCCGGACCGGGAATTAATGGGATTTTTTCAGGCGAATGGACCTACGGAGATCCTCCGCTTAATTTTGCATCACAACCACCGGCTACCAAACAGGAAGTTCTTATGCTTTGGGATAAAATTACAGAAGAAATTAACACACTTTGGCCAAAAATTCCTGTTTCTCGTTTCCATGAACTGGATGCCGCTTTTGGCCAGTATGACGGTCCGGTTTACTTTACTACTTTATATATCATCGACAACGAAATTCATCACCGTGCACAAGGATACGTTTATCTGAGAGCACTTGGCATTGAACCGCCTGCTTTTTGGGATCGGAGCTAGAAAAAATTTGATAAGTTACAATAAGCCGGGTTACAGTGTTTATTGTAACTTATTAAAAAAAACCAAAGCTTAGATTGAATAGAACGCCTTGGAAAATTACACTTATTCACAGTTTTTCACAAAGACCATGTTTAATTCCCCCAACCTGATCAAATCGATTTTCAATAATAGAAAAGAATTGGGTGTCTCCGTGCTCGTATTTTCTAAAAATGGAATAAGCAACTAAATCTGCTAATTGAATTAATCTTGAAGCTTTTGAATCAAGAAACAATGGAACTTCTGATAAGTTTCTTAAAACTCCCCATGAGTGCCCGATTGTACGAAAATTGGTGGCCAACCCTTGAATAGTTGTTTCATAAGTCGATTTATCAAAAATTATAATTCCTCTCTGAGTATTATTTTGATTATAAAGCCTTGCAAGATAATGATCGAATCGGCTGGCAATTTGTTCAAAGGCAAGTTCAACAGGATCCCGGGGAGAAACTTTTTCTTTATTAATTATACAAGCAAATATCCGGTTTGAAACATGTGAATTCGCCAGGACCCTTAAAGAATCCTTTATTATCTCATATCGATATTAACGTTCATAATGTCTCCAGAATTTCTTACCACCGTATATGGGACTACCGTGCAGTTCGGTTGAAGCAGTATCATCAGGATTTACCCTTGATACAATTTTGTCTAATTCATTAGCAATTGCAAAACCTTGTCTTTCAAAAAGAGAAATACCTGCTAATACAAAATGTTTTTGATTAGGGTCAGGTGCACTACCGGATTCATCGCAGTATAGTAAGTGCATAAAAAAAGCAGTCAAGGAGAAGCAATGTTCTACACGGTCTAATACGTCAGACCTCCCAACTGCGTCACAAATTTAATAGATTTTATACATTAATGATATTGTGCCTGAAAATTTAGATTAATTTTTAATCAGGATAGTTCTTCAAATATGCTGGGTCTTATTTGCGATATCCCTGATAATCCCGTCAAGCTCATTGGCCGAAATAAGAATGTGATCAAGCAATTCGTTTTGCTCGTTTTCAGAATGCTGATAATTTTTGATCAAATCAACAATTCCCATTAACCTTGCCACTGGCGCCCTTACCACGTGTGATTGAAGCCATGCTATTTCCTGCAATTTTTGATTTTGGCTTTCAATGGCTTCAATGTAACGCAGTCTTTCAGTGATGTCATTTATCAAAACTACCCTGGCTCTCCTTCCATCAATATAAATGCCGTTACTTTGAATTTCAGCCTGGATTATTTCTCCATTTTTCTTTCTGTGCCTCGATATTCCATTGTAATGAAACGTTGACGACTGGCGTCTGGTCAGATACAGCGCTTCTTCTAGTTTAGGAAGCTCTTCAACCGGCCTTATGTCACGTATTGTCATACCCCGAAATTCTTCAAGACTATAACCATAGTGCCTGATCGCGGCATCGTTAACGTTCAAAAATTTCAAAGTTTCAAGATCGTAAACCCACATGGGCTGCGGACTCAGCTGGAAAAGATCACTGTATCTTTTTTCGGATTCTTCCAGTTCAGCCGATTTTTTCTTGCGTTCAATACTATAAAGTATGCTTTTATATAGATTGGAAGCAGATAATTCGTCTTTGAGTAAATAATCAGAAACGCCAAGTGACAGCGATTTTACACTAAAAGAAATATCCGGGTAACCTGTTAATACAATGATTGGAATTCCGGCGCTCAGGGCGACAATTTCCATAATCAGGTTTTCACCGCTTTTATCTGGCAGTGATAGATCCAGCAAAATGACATTTACAGCTAATCCTTTTTCTACAAGTAGGGCCTGGCCTTCCTTAAATGTTTTAGCCTGAAAAATCTCAGGAGAAACCATCTGCTCGTCAAGAAAATCTTCAATCAAAGCAAAATCTCCGGGGTTGTCTTCAATGACCAGGATTTTGTATAGATTTTTATCCTTTTCCATCAATTTTTGTTTACAGATGGAAGGGTTACAATACTGATCCAGAAATTTTCGATCTGCGTTACCACATTTAAAAAGCTATCCAGTTCAACGGGTTTTGTGATATAGCAATTTGCATGGTTTTTGTAAGAAAGGTTGATATCTTTTTCGGACGATGACGTTGTAAGCATAATGACAGGGATATGCTTTATATCATCACTTTTCTTAATATACTGAAGTACCTCATGACCATTCTTTT
The nucleotide sequence above comes from Dyadobacter subterraneus. Encoded proteins:
- a CDS encoding DinB family protein, with the protein product MENNTSELKELLPSEVFITQDALLEHWQGHRRITRRVIEAFPDDQFYTFSIGGMRTFAELVMEIMVLSGPGINGIFSGEWTYGDPPLNFASQPPATKQEVLMLWDKITEEINTLWPKIPVSRFHELDAAFGQYDGPVYFTTLYIIDNEIHHRAQGYVYLRALGIEPPAFWDRS
- a CDS encoding DUF3800 domain-containing protein, which gives rise to MIKDSLRVLANSHVSNRIFACIINKEKVSPRDPVELAFEQIASRFDHYLARLYNQNNTQRGIIIFDKSTYETTIQGLATNFRTIGHSWGVLRNLSEVPLFLDSKASRLIQLADLVAYSIFRKYEHGDTQFFSIIENRFDQVGGIKHGLCEKL
- a CDS encoding DUF3800 domain-containing protein, with protein sequence MHLLYCDESGSAPDPNQKHFVLAGISLFERQGFAIANELDKIVSRVNPDDTASTELHGSPIYGGKKFWRHYER
- a CDS encoding PAS domain S-box protein gives rise to the protein MEKDKNLYKILVIEDNPGDFALIEDFLDEQMVSPEIFQAKTFKEGQALLVEKGLAVNVILLDLSLPDKSGENLIMEIVALSAGIPIIVLTGYPDISFSVKSLSLGVSDYLLKDELSASNLYKSILYSIERKKKSAELEESEKRYSDLFQLSPQPMWVYDLETLKFLNVNDAAIRHYGYSLEEFRGMTIRDIRPVEELPKLEEALYLTRRQSSTFHYNGISRHRKKNGEIIQAEIQSNGIYIDGRRARVVLINDITERLRYIEAIESQNQKLQEIAWLQSHVVRAPVARLMGIVDLIKNYQHSENEQNELLDHILISANELDGIIRDIANKTQHI
- a CDS encoding response regulator is translated as MKSIHILLVEDNEGDILLTTEALQEGRISNTISVVRDGEEAIDFLNQKGRHALAEQPDLVLLDVNLPKKNGHEVLQYIKKSDDIKHIPVIMLTTSSSEKDINLSYKNHANCYITKPVELDSFLNVVTQIENFWISIVTLPSVNKN